From a region of the Azospirillum formosense genome:
- a CDS encoding fused response regulator/phosphatase codes for MNNLPEVPGLETARVLVVDDNRVNRHLLQALLERGGVTRIEMAEDGNDALARLDSFRPDLILLDLMMPNLDGFEMCRRLRALPAWKDLPVLVQSSLNRAEDRAKAFAAGATDYVTKPINAVELLARVRIHLQNRALLHDLQRFRERTESELSLARKMQERLMPTPDRLAEVEAATGVGITAHFAPSSELGGDFWDLRHDAEPGQGQDRGQVQGRGRTMLYMVDFSGHGVGAALNTFRLHAICQQMDMSGLTPAEFLSIVNRRLCALLPNGQFATMLAGVVEPSENRFVYASAGSTRPMVWAPGDPAPQLGDSAGLPLGLLAAAEYEERSLPLPPGGRLFLYSDGAIEIPVGSDVLDEPGLAALVTERMAETDGARFLDGLLERLRAIGPIDDDLTALLLTRKG; via the coding sequence ATGAACAACCTTCCGGAGGTTCCGGGGCTGGAAACGGCCCGCGTCCTGGTGGTGGACGACAACCGCGTGAACCGCCACCTGCTCCAGGCGCTGCTGGAACGCGGCGGCGTCACCCGGATCGAGATGGCGGAGGACGGCAACGACGCGCTGGCCCGGCTGGACAGCTTCCGGCCCGACCTGATCCTGCTCGACCTGATGATGCCGAACCTGGACGGGTTCGAGATGTGCCGGCGCCTGCGCGCGCTCCCCGCCTGGAAGGATCTGCCGGTCCTCGTGCAGTCCAGCCTGAACCGGGCGGAGGACCGCGCCAAGGCTTTCGCCGCCGGGGCCACCGATTACGTGACCAAGCCGATCAACGCGGTCGAGCTGCTGGCCCGCGTGCGCATCCATCTGCAGAACCGCGCGCTGCTCCACGACCTGCAACGCTTCCGCGAGCGGACGGAGAGCGAGCTGTCGCTCGCCCGCAAGATGCAGGAGCGGCTGATGCCCACGCCGGACCGGCTGGCCGAGGTGGAGGCCGCGACGGGGGTGGGGATCACCGCCCATTTCGCCCCCTCGTCGGAGCTGGGCGGCGACTTCTGGGACCTGCGGCACGACGCCGAACCGGGCCAGGGCCAAGATCGGGGACAAGTCCAAGGCCGGGGCCGGACCATGCTCTACATGGTCGATTTCTCCGGCCACGGCGTCGGGGCGGCGCTGAACACCTTCCGCCTGCACGCGATCTGCCAGCAGATGGACATGTCCGGCCTGACCCCCGCCGAGTTCCTGTCCATCGTCAACCGGCGGCTGTGCGCTCTGCTTCCCAACGGGCAGTTCGCAACCATGCTGGCCGGTGTGGTCGAGCCTTCGGAGAACCGCTTCGTCTACGCCTCGGCCGGATCGACGCGCCCGATGGTCTGGGCGCCGGGCGATCCGGCGCCGCAGCTGGGCGACAGCGCCGGTCTGCCGCTCGGCCTGCTCGCCGCGGCGGAGTATGAGGAGCGCTCCCTCCCCCTGCCCCCCGGCGGGCGCCTGTTCCTCTATTCGGACGGCGCCATCGAGATCCCGGTCGGCAGCGACGTCCTCGACGAGCCGGGCCTCGCCGCCCTGGTCACCGAGCGGATGGCGGAAACGGACGGCGCCCGCTTCCTGGACGGGTTGCTGGAGCGCCTGCGCGCCATCGGCCCGATCGATGACGACCTGACCGCGCTGCTGCTGACCCGCAAGGGCTGA
- a CDS encoding fused response regulator/phosphatase: MDDAIAACRILVVDDTDFNRTLIGALLTEAGFQNVAYAKDGFDALAQIAAEAPDLLILDIMMPGMDGFEVCRRLRADHAYADLPVLVQTALSSSDDRNRAFAAGTTDLISKPLDRTELVARVRIHLQNRVLIRDLQTYRARVEGELAMARSMYDHLLPSAALCAALTDGAGVTLRSHTALSSDLGGDLWGVLPLAGGRFGLFLLDMAGRGVSAALDAFRMHTLIHELAPHLGERPGAFLSELNERAVCLLELGQHATVIYGVVDRAGQRFTYAAAAAAPPVLIPPGSAELVFGEGTGQPVGMAAGARYEERSLPFPPDAALVLHSTAVLEALGGGNGGFAALLQSAAVRNAMAGGGHDGGHDGGDDGGKDGDAFAAVTAALAAAQGDVPLDDHTLVWIGHGGAR; encoded by the coding sequence ATGGACGACGCCATCGCCGCCTGCCGCATCCTGGTGGTGGATGACACCGACTTCAACCGCACACTGATCGGCGCCCTGCTCACCGAAGCCGGCTTCCAGAACGTCGCCTACGCCAAGGACGGCTTCGACGCGCTGGCCCAGATCGCGGCGGAGGCGCCGGACCTGCTGATCCTCGACATCATGATGCCGGGGATGGACGGGTTCGAGGTGTGCCGCCGCCTGCGCGCCGACCACGCCTACGCGGACCTGCCGGTGCTGGTTCAGACCGCCCTGTCGTCCAGCGACGACCGCAACCGCGCCTTCGCCGCCGGAACCACCGATCTGATCTCCAAGCCGCTGGACCGGACGGAGCTGGTCGCCCGCGTGCGCATCCACCTGCAGAACCGGGTGCTGATCCGCGACCTGCAGACCTACCGGGCGCGGGTCGAGGGGGAGCTGGCAATGGCCCGCTCCATGTACGACCATCTGCTGCCCTCCGCGGCGCTGTGCGCCGCGCTGACGGATGGCGCGGGGGTGACGCTGCGCTCGCACACGGCGCTGTCCTCCGACCTCGGCGGCGACCTGTGGGGGGTGCTGCCGCTGGCCGGCGGGCGGTTCGGGCTGTTCCTGCTCGACATGGCCGGGCGCGGTGTGTCGGCGGCCCTGGACGCCTTCCGCATGCACACGCTGATCCACGAGCTGGCGCCGCATCTCGGCGAGCGGCCCGGCGCCTTCCTGAGCGAGCTGAACGAGCGGGCCGTCTGCCTGCTGGAGCTTGGCCAGCACGCCACGGTGATCTACGGCGTGGTGGACCGTGCGGGGCAGCGCTTCACCTACGCGGCGGCGGCGGCGGCCCCGCCGGTCCTGATCCCGCCCGGCAGCGCCGAACTGGTCTTCGGCGAGGGGACCGGCCAGCCGGTGGGCATGGCCGCCGGCGCCCGTTACGAGGAGCGCAGCCTGCCCTTCCCGCCGGATGCCGCGCTGGTCCTGCACTCGACCGCCGTGCTGGAGGCGCTGGGCGGGGGCAACGGCGGATTCGCCGCCCTGCTGCAGAGCGCCGCCGTCCGGAACGCCATGGCCGGCGGCGGCCATGACGGCGGCCATGATGGCGGCGATGACGGCGGAAAAGATGGCGACGCCTTCGCGGCGGTGACCGCGGCGCTCGCCGCCGCCCAGGGCGACGTGCCGCTCGACGACCACACGCTGGTCTGGATCGGGCACGGGGGCGCGCGATGA
- a CDS encoding putative toxin-antitoxin system toxin component, PIN family, with product MTASLHHAACPFRVVLDTNILVGYALLGAEVPRRSLAIRDSVAAVRARGAAVVSDATLAELREVLMRPDFERYRPAAERAAFLAAFAAEARRVEPAPVERLCRDPDDDMFLAVALAADADWLVTVDRQLLSVRQVGRTRILRPERFLDAIA from the coding sequence ATGACCGCCAGCCTCCACCACGCCGCCTGCCCCTTCCGGGTCGTTCTGGACACCAACATCCTCGTCGGCTACGCCCTGCTCGGCGCCGAGGTGCCCCGCCGCAGCCTGGCGATCCGGGACAGCGTCGCGGCGGTGCGGGCACGGGGTGCCGCCGTCGTCTCCGACGCCACCCTGGCGGAGCTGCGCGAGGTGCTGATGCGCCCGGACTTCGAGCGCTACCGCCCGGCGGCGGAACGCGCCGCCTTCCTGGCCGCCTTCGCCGCGGAGGCCCGGCGGGTCGAGCCCGCCCCGGTCGAACGGCTGTGCCGCGACCCCGACGACGACATGTTCCTGGCGGTGGCGCTGGCCGCCGACGCCGACTGGCTGGTGACCGTGGACCGGCAGCTTCTGTCGGTGCGCCAGGTGGGCCGCACCCGCATCCTGCGTCCCGAGCGTTTCCTCGACGCGATCGCCTGA
- a CDS encoding ATP-binding protein yields the protein MVPSPIRVAALQGLGVPADRLDRLSAALRLPPRRPGSPAGEAFGASVLLLVGDAGAVEAPEFWQRPFGAWIEVAGLSDDRIVEAARRAARADLFACVTTVTANRLHLAGRILNGLAALHPMPEAQRDDMELALHEAISNAVVHGNLQVEGMKGLSVEALERFSHDLAARMADPAFAERRIEVTAWLESACAVVEVADEGTGFARPERIDYGASGRGLDLIAAIVEELQLLDGGRRIRMRFPL from the coding sequence TTGGTCCCCTCCCCCATCCGTGTCGCCGCCCTGCAAGGCCTGGGCGTGCCGGCCGACCGGCTGGACCGGCTGTCGGCGGCGCTTCGGCTTCCGCCCCGGCGGCCCGGCTCCCCGGCGGGAGAGGCCTTCGGCGCGTCCGTTCTGCTTCTGGTGGGCGACGCCGGCGCCGTCGAGGCGCCGGAATTCTGGCAGCGGCCCTTCGGCGCCTGGATCGAGGTCGCCGGCCTGTCCGACGACCGGATCGTCGAGGCCGCGCGCCGCGCCGCCCGCGCCGACCTGTTCGCCTGCGTGACGACGGTGACCGCCAACCGCCTGCATCTGGCCGGGCGCATCCTGAACGGGCTGGCCGCCCTGCACCCGATGCCGGAGGCCCAGCGCGACGACATGGAGCTGGCGCTGCACGAGGCGATCAGCAACGCGGTGGTGCACGGCAACCTCCAGGTCGAAGGCATGAAGGGGCTGAGCGTCGAGGCGCTGGAGCGCTTCTCCCACGATCTCGCGGCGCGCATGGCCGACCCCGCCTTCGCCGAGCGCCGGATCGAGGTCACCGCGTGGCTGGAAAGCGCTTGCGCGGTGGTGGAGGTCGCCGACGAGGGAACCGGTTTCGCCCGGCCGGAGCGCATCGACTACGGCGCCTCGGGCCGCGGGCTCGACCTGATCGCCGCCATCGTGGAAGAGCTTCAGCTTCTCGACGGCGGGCGCCGCATCCGCATGAGGTTCCCCCTCTGA